A portion of the Streptomyces sp. YPW6 genome contains these proteins:
- the dapE gene encoding succinyl-diaminopimelate desuccinylase, producing the protein MADSILDLTLDGPALTARLVDLPSVSGEEKALADAIESALRALPHLTVDRHGNNVVARTNLGRAERVVLAGHIDTVPIADNVPSRLDENGVLWGCGTSDMKSGVAVQLRIAATVPEPNRDLTFIFYDNEEVAAHLNGLGHIADAHPEWLAGDFAVLLEPSDGEVEGGCQGTLRVHLRTTGERAHSARGWMGSNAVHAAAPILAALAAYEPRRPVIDGLEYREGLNAVGIEGGVATNVIPDACTVVVNYRYAPDRTEEEALAHVREVFADCGVAEIVVDDHSGAAMPGLAHPAAQAFMTAVGGTARPKFGWTDVSRFGALGVPAVNYGPGDPMYAHKRDEHVAVEKITHCENRLRAWLTG; encoded by the coding sequence ATGGCCGACAGCATCCTTGACCTCACCCTGGACGGACCGGCGCTCACCGCCCGGCTCGTCGACCTCCCCTCGGTCAGCGGGGAGGAGAAGGCCCTCGCGGACGCGATCGAATCGGCCCTGCGCGCTCTGCCGCACCTCACCGTCGACCGGCACGGCAACAACGTCGTCGCCCGCACGAACCTGGGCCGCGCCGAACGCGTCGTCCTCGCCGGGCACATCGACACGGTGCCGATCGCCGACAACGTCCCCTCCCGCCTCGACGAGAACGGCGTCCTCTGGGGCTGCGGCACCTCCGACATGAAGTCCGGCGTCGCCGTCCAGCTCCGGATCGCCGCGACGGTCCCCGAGCCCAACCGCGACCTGACCTTCATCTTCTACGACAACGAAGAGGTGGCCGCCCACCTCAACGGCCTCGGCCACATCGCCGACGCGCACCCCGAGTGGCTCGCCGGAGACTTCGCCGTTCTGCTGGAGCCCTCCGACGGCGAGGTCGAGGGCGGCTGCCAGGGCACCCTGCGGGTCCACCTGCGGACGACGGGGGAGCGGGCCCACTCCGCGCGCGGCTGGATGGGGTCCAACGCGGTCCACGCGGCCGCCCCGATCCTGGCCGCCCTCGCCGCGTACGAGCCCCGCCGCCCCGTCATCGACGGCCTCGAATACCGCGAGGGACTCAACGCGGTCGGCATCGAGGGCGGCGTCGCCACCAACGTCATCCCGGACGCCTGCACCGTCGTCGTCAACTACCGCTACGCCCCCGACCGCACCGAGGAGGAGGCCCTCGCCCACGTCCGCGAGGTCTTCGCCGACTGCGGCGTGGCCGAGATCGTCGTCGACGACCACTCCGGCGCCGCCATGCCCGGCCTCGCCCACCCCGCGGCCCAGGCGTTCATGACCGCCGTCGGAGGCACGGCCCGGCCCAAGTTCGGCTGGACCGACGTCTCCCGCTTCGGCGCGCTGGGCGTGCCCGCGGTGAACTACGGACCCGGCGACCCGATGTACGCCCACAAGCGCGACGAACACGTGGCCGTCGAGAAGATCACCCACTGCGAGAACCGCCTCCGGGCCTGGCTGACCGGCTGA
- a CDS encoding ATP-binding protein: MSLPLTRRIARAALLIAAGATPVVGAAGAASAADLPAAPELGGLTALDGANVGNTLDSTAQQGTQAAGETGGRLVGTALPAAGETAGTSAKVAVPAAQETAGQAAGNAGEAVGGVTEAAGGGLPTDGLGGGLPTDGLPLNGLPIG; encoded by the coding sequence ATGTCCCTCCCCCTGACCCGTCGGATCGCTCGTGCCGCGCTGCTGATCGCCGCTGGCGCGACCCCCGTGGTCGGTGCGGCCGGCGCCGCGAGCGCCGCAGATCTCCCGGCGGCCCCGGAGCTGGGCGGCCTGACCGCACTGGACGGCGCGAACGTCGGCAACACCCTGGACAGCACCGCCCAGCAGGGCACCCAGGCCGCCGGGGAGACCGGCGGCCGGCTCGTCGGCACCGCGCTCCCGGCGGCGGGCGAGACCGCCGGCACGTCCGCCAAGGTCGCCGTGCCCGCCGCCCAGGAGACCGCCGGCCAGGCCGCGGGCAACGCGGGCGAGGCCGTCGGCGGGGTGACCGAGGCCGCCGGCGGCGGGCTGCCGACCGACGGTCTCGGCGGCGGGCTGCCCACCGACGGCCTGCCGCTGAACGGCCTGCCGATCGGCTGA
- the dapC gene encoding succinyldiaminopimelate transaminase: MSAVSSRLPVFPWDKLAPFKATAQAHPDGIVDLSVGTPVDPVPELIQRALVAAADSPGYPTVWGTEALRDALTGWAERRLGAVGVTHANVLPVVGSKELVAWLPTQLGLGAGDKVAYPRLAYPTYEVGARLCGAEPVVYDDPTELDPAGLKLLWLNSPSNPTGKVLAKDELTRIVAWAREHGVLVFSDECYLELGWDAEPVSVLHPDVCGGHYDGIVAVHSLSKRSNLAGYRAAFIAGDAAVLGELLLIRKHGGMMTAAPVQAATVAALGDDVHVSEQRARYADRRLALRTALEAHGFRIEHSEASLYLWATRDEPCWDTVAYLAERGILVAPGDFYGPAGASFVRVAFTATDERVAAAVKRLS; encoded by the coding sequence GTGTCCGCAGTCTCCTCCCGCCTCCCCGTCTTCCCCTGGGACAAGCTCGCGCCCTTCAAGGCGACGGCCCAGGCCCATCCGGACGGCATCGTGGACCTGTCGGTCGGCACCCCGGTCGACCCGGTCCCCGAGCTGATCCAGCGGGCGCTGGTCGCCGCCGCGGACAGCCCCGGCTATCCGACGGTGTGGGGCACCGAGGCCCTGCGGGACGCGCTCACCGGCTGGGCGGAGCGCCGCCTCGGCGCGGTCGGCGTCACCCACGCCAACGTGCTGCCGGTCGTCGGCTCCAAGGAGCTGGTGGCCTGGCTGCCGACGCAGCTCGGGCTCGGCGCGGGCGACAAGGTGGCCTATCCCCGGCTCGCCTACCCGACGTACGAGGTCGGCGCCCGGCTCTGCGGCGCGGAGCCCGTCGTCTACGACGACCCCACGGAGCTGGACCCGGCGGGGCTGAAGCTGCTCTGGCTGAACTCGCCGTCCAACCCCACCGGCAAGGTGCTGGCCAAGGACGAGCTGACCAGGATCGTCGCCTGGGCGCGCGAGCACGGTGTCCTCGTCTTCAGCGACGAGTGCTACCTGGAGCTGGGCTGGGACGCCGAACCGGTCTCGGTCCTCCACCCGGACGTCTGCGGCGGCCACTACGACGGCATCGTGGCCGTCCATTCCCTCTCCAAGCGCTCCAACCTGGCCGGATACCGGGCCGCGTTCATCGCGGGCGACGCGGCCGTCCTCGGTGAGCTGCTGCTGATCCGCAAGCACGGCGGGATGATGACGGCCGCCCCCGTCCAGGCGGCCACCGTCGCCGCCCTCGGCGACGACGTGCACGTCTCCGAACAGCGCGCCCGGTACGCCGACCGGCGCCTCGCTCTGCGGACGGCCCTGGAGGCGCACGGCTTCCGCATCGAGCACAGCGAGGCCAGCCTCTACCTGTGGGCCACCCGCGACGAGCCGTGCTGGGACACCGTGGCGTACCTCGCGGAGCGGGGCATCCTGGTCGCGCCCGGCGACTTCTACGGTCCGGCCGGCGCGAGCTTCGTCCGGGTGGCGTTCACCGCCACGGACGAGCGGGTGGCGGCGGCGGTCAAGCGCCTGTCCTGA
- the fdxA gene encoding ferredoxin: MTYVIAQPCVDVKDKACIEECPVDCIYEGQRSLYIHPDECVDCGACEPVCPVEAIFYEDDTPEEWKDYYKANVEFFDDLGSPGGASKLGLIERDHAFIAGLPPQNQ, from the coding sequence GTGACCTACGTCATCGCGCAGCCTTGTGTCGACGTGAAGGACAAGGCCTGCATCGAAGAATGCCCCGTCGACTGCATCTACGAGGGCCAGCGGTCCTTGTACATCCACCCGGACGAGTGCGTCGACTGTGGAGCCTGTGAGCCGGTGTGCCCGGTCGAGGCCATCTTCTACGAGGACGACACCCCGGAGGAGTGGAAGGACTACTACAAGGCCAACGTCGAGTTCTTCGACGACCTCGGCTCGCCCGGCGGTGCTTCCAAGCTCGGGCTCATCGAGCGCGACCACGCGTTCATCGCCGGACTGCCGCCGCAGAACCAGTAA
- a CDS encoding GNAT family N-acetyltransferase — protein sequence MEFTIGGRLEVRITPADVGKRVSVRRRTDGGGTGVEFTDVVGVLTSWQSGVVSITRKSGESVHIVESSLVAGKVVPAAPARRRGPAASFEELAAVTARAWQPVESEALGDWRLRAAGGFTRRANSVLPLGDPGLPLGEAFGRVRRWYGERDLPAYIQTATGAEGAQEVLCAELERHGWRREVSAEVRIAALAPVGDREAEVSAVRLSREPDAAWLARYQRFSTPGPHVLRVLGSGPSVWFASVPGSGDAPDAIGRCVVDGRWAGFMAVEVAPAQRRRGLATTVMTALARRALDEGASAAWLQVEEDNEGARALYDGMGFTDHHRYHHYRSA from the coding sequence GTGGAATTCACCATCGGCGGACGGCTGGAAGTCCGCATCACACCCGCTGACGTGGGCAAACGCGTGTCCGTGCGACGGCGGACGGACGGCGGGGGCACGGGCGTGGAGTTCACCGACGTGGTCGGCGTGCTCACCTCATGGCAGAGCGGTGTGGTGTCGATCACACGAAAGAGCGGGGAATCCGTCCACATCGTGGAATCCTCCCTGGTCGCGGGCAAGGTCGTGCCCGCGGCGCCGGCCCGGCGCCGGGGTCCGGCGGCGTCCTTCGAGGAGCTGGCGGCCGTCACCGCGCGCGCCTGGCAGCCGGTGGAGAGCGAGGCGCTGGGCGACTGGCGGCTGCGCGCGGCCGGGGGTTTCACCCGGCGCGCCAACTCCGTCCTGCCGCTGGGCGATCCGGGTCTGCCGCTCGGCGAGGCGTTCGGGCGCGTCCGCCGCTGGTACGGGGAGCGGGACCTGCCCGCGTACATCCAGACGGCGACCGGGGCCGAGGGCGCGCAGGAGGTCCTGTGCGCGGAGCTGGAACGGCACGGCTGGCGGCGCGAGGTCTCCGCGGAGGTCCGGATCGCCGCGCTGGCGCCGGTCGGGGACCGGGAGGCGGAGGTGTCCGCGGTCCGTCTGAGCCGGGAGCCGGACGCGGCCTGGCTCGCCCGCTACCAGCGCTTCTCCACCCCAGGACCGCATGTGCTGCGGGTGCTGGGCAGCGGCCCCTCGGTCTGGTTCGCCTCGGTGCCGGGGAGCGGCGACGCGCCGGACGCGATCGGGCGGTGCGTCGTGGACGGCCGGTGGGCGGGGTTCATGGCGGTGGAGGTCGCCCCCGCGCAGCGACGGCGCGGACTGGCCACGACGGTGATGACCGCGCTGGCCCGCCGCGCGCTGGACGAGGGCGCCTCGGCGGCCTGGCTCCAGGTCGAGGAGGACAATGAGGGGGCACGGGCGCTGTACGACGGCATGGGCTTCACGGACCATCACCGCTACCACCACTACCGCTCGGCGTGA
- a CDS encoding transglutaminase-like domain-containing protein yields MSGLDSGAAERRRQFAEEARSERPDLAFLCLLLGAEAGPVGPAEVVPVTPGEPVPDPYGMDAAQIELDRLAGLLPHGSRSPAGWASALAELLGERCGFGGSSADYQRLDSSLLQQVLRRRRGLPILLSVVWIEVARRAGAPVYGVALPGHFVVGFGDREHPVLVDPFAGGAPLTGQDAELLVTGATGAALEPSMMAPARPLEIVLRILNNIRAWAAARPERTDVALWAVELSLLLPAHPARLRYERAQLLVQRGEFLRGAAEMEEYAEILAGIEPTTAENIRRKAHAARALLN; encoded by the coding sequence ATGAGCGGGCTGGATTCCGGGGCGGCCGAGCGGCGGCGGCAGTTCGCCGAGGAGGCCCGGTCCGAGCGGCCGGACCTCGCCTTCCTGTGCCTGCTGCTGGGCGCGGAGGCCGGACCGGTGGGCCCGGCCGAGGTCGTCCCGGTGACGCCGGGGGAGCCCGTCCCCGACCCGTACGGCATGGACGCCGCGCAGATCGAGCTGGACCGGCTGGCGGGGCTGCTGCCCCACGGCTCCCGCTCCCCCGCCGGCTGGGCCTCGGCCCTGGCCGAACTACTGGGGGAACGCTGCGGATTCGGCGGCTCGTCGGCCGACTACCAGCGGCTGGACTCCTCGCTCCTCCAGCAGGTGCTGCGGCGCCGCAGGGGCCTGCCGATCCTGCTGTCGGTCGTCTGGATCGAGGTCGCGAGGCGGGCGGGCGCACCGGTGTACGGGGTGGCGCTGCCCGGACACTTCGTGGTCGGCTTCGGCGACCGGGAGCACCCGGTGCTGGTTGATCCGTTCGCCGGGGGCGCGCCGCTGACCGGCCAGGACGCGGAGCTGCTGGTCACGGGGGCGACCGGGGCGGCGCTGGAGCCGTCGATGATGGCGCCCGCCCGCCCGCTGGAGATCGTCCTGCGGATCCTGAACAACATCCGGGCCTGGGCGGCGGCCCGGCCCGAGCGCACGGACGTGGCCCTGTGGGCGGTCGAGCTGTCGCTGCTCCTGCCGGCACATCCGGCCAGACTCCGCTACGAGCGCGCCCAGCTCCTCGTCCAGCGCGGTGAATTCCTGCGCGGGGCGGCGGAGATGGAGGAATATGCGGAGATCCTCGCCGGGATCGAACCGACGACGGCCGAGAACATCCGGCGCAAGGCTCACGCGGCGCGCGCCCTGCTGAACTGA
- a CDS encoding response regulator transcription factor: MTTVLLVHTVPLWRASLASLLGTGRGIEVRTAECGAIRAAVNGRGPDVLLTDLDCPGARDVLDEVKTVTAPHGGTYPLAVLTRSDQPRGLRRAYEAGALGYIDKYRPVDDLSEVMHKLADGGRHIDESLAFSLLQVADMPLSPRELSVLSMAEEGDNVAGIAARLHLTPGTVRNYLAAAIRKSGARNRLDAIRRAKEAGWL, encoded by the coding sequence ATGACAACCGTGCTGCTGGTCCACACCGTGCCGTTGTGGCGCGCATCGCTGGCATCGCTCCTCGGCACGGGGCGGGGCATAGAGGTCCGCACCGCCGAGTGCGGCGCGATACGCGCAGCGGTGAACGGTCGCGGTCCCGATGTGCTGCTCACCGATCTCGACTGTCCGGGCGCGCGGGACGTGCTCGACGAGGTGAAGACGGTCACCGCACCGCATGGAGGAACGTATCCGCTCGCCGTGCTCACCCGCAGCGACCAGCCGCGCGGCCTGCGGCGGGCGTACGAGGCGGGAGCTCTCGGCTACATCGACAAGTACCGTCCCGTGGACGACCTGTCCGAGGTGATGCACAAGCTGGCGGACGGCGGACGGCATATCGACGAATCGCTGGCCTTCAGTCTCCTTCAGGTGGCCGACATGCCGTTATCTCCCAGGGAATTGAGTGTGCTCTCGATGGCCGAGGAGGGTGACAACGTGGCCGGGATCGCCGCACGACTGCACCTGACCCCGGGGACCGTCCGCAATTATCTGGCCGCCGCCATCCGGAAGTCCGGGGCGCGGAACCGGCTGGACGCGATCAGACGGGCGAAGGAGGCGGGGTGGCTGTGA
- a CDS encoding ABC transporter ATP-binding protein, whose amino-acid sequence MKRGHDRTRPSRDTARRVRPARDTAREPRPARDSALRRVAREARPFLRARTGAILRLAGWSLLEFAQTFLSGYGVARALDDGFLAGRPATGLIWLAVAAVAVLPAVLAARGVFGRLADLVEPLRDGLVRRAVARALSGALGRGGDVSTRSLSQVTHQSEIARDGWAGLVLTLRSFVFTAAGAVTGLLALSPALLLIVLPPLVLGAALFVGTLPPMAARQRAYLAADEAYAAHAGELAASVRDIAAAGTAEPTVDRSRALAETQLAASRSLARWSAVRVVALAVCGRFPPLLLLLGAPWLLRNGLTPGGLVGALTYLTQALAPAVQALMTMLGTAGGRLVVVLDRFTDAPPPPADAPRPAAEALPPAAEAPLPPADAPRPAVDAPIPPAADGSPPPHNVARATPVAELHAVSFAYGPRAHPVLDRLSLTVGAGEHLAVVGPSGSGKSTLAAVLAGTERPTGGAVRWRGRPARPADATSVRVLLPQHAYVFSGSLRDNLRYLRPDVGDREIAAMAQAVGLDALLSRLGSLDADVEPERLSQGERQLVALGRAYLAAPPLLILDEATSRLDPAAETRAELAFAALPGALVVVAHRLSSARRADRTLVMDGPRTRCGTHGELLRSSALYRDLSGLWEPEDEPHEADATPEPKAPEEERPRGGEQAVTATPPPSPV is encoded by the coding sequence ATGAAGCGCGGCCACGACCGGACGCGCCCCTCGCGCGACACCGCGCGCCGCGTGCGCCCCGCGCGCGACACCGCACGAGAGCCGCGCCCCGCGCGCGACTCCGCCCTGCGCCGGGTCGCCCGCGAGGCGCGGCCCTTCCTGCGGGCGCGTACCGGGGCGATCCTGCGGCTGGCCGGGTGGTCCCTGCTGGAGTTCGCGCAGACCTTCCTCAGCGGCTACGGGGTCGCCCGCGCCCTCGACGACGGCTTCCTCGCCGGACGTCCGGCGACCGGGCTGATCTGGCTGGCGGTCGCCGCCGTCGCCGTGCTGCCCGCCGTCCTCGCCGCCCGCGGGGTGTTCGGCCGGCTCGCCGACCTGGTGGAGCCGCTGCGGGACGGGCTGGTGCGGCGTGCGGTGGCACGGGCGCTGTCGGGCGCCCTCGGCCGTGGCGGCGACGTCAGTACCCGGTCCCTCTCCCAGGTCACCCATCAGAGTGAGATCGCCCGGGACGGCTGGGCCGGACTCGTCCTGACCCTGCGGTCGTTCGTGTTCACGGCCGCCGGAGCCGTCACCGGCCTGCTGGCCCTCTCGCCCGCCCTCCTCCTCATCGTGCTGCCGCCGCTGGTCCTGGGCGCCGCCCTGTTCGTCGGCACCCTGCCGCCGATGGCCGCCCGCCAGCGCGCCTATCTCGCCGCCGACGAGGCGTACGCCGCGCACGCGGGCGAACTCGCCGCCTCCGTGCGCGACATCGCCGCCGCCGGGACCGCCGAGCCGACGGTGGACCGGTCCCGGGCCCTCGCCGAGACCCAGCTCGCCGCCTCCCGTTCGCTGGCCCGCTGGTCGGCCGTCCGCGTGGTGGCCCTCGCGGTCTGCGGCCGGTTTCCGCCGCTCCTGCTTCTTCTGGGGGCGCCCTGGCTGCTGCGGAACGGGCTCACACCGGGAGGGCTCGTCGGCGCCCTGACCTACCTCACCCAGGCGCTGGCCCCCGCCGTCCAGGCGCTGATGACCATGCTGGGCACGGCGGGCGGCCGCCTCGTCGTGGTCCTGGACCGGTTCACGGACGCCCCGCCCCCGCCCGCCGACGCCCCGCGCCCGGCCGCCGAAGCCCTGCCCCCGGCCGCCGAAGCGCCGCTTCCGCCCGCTGACGCCCCGCGCCCGGCCGTTGACGCCCCGATCCCGCCCGCCGCCGACGGCTCGCCGCCCCCACACAACGTCGCCCGCGCCACCCCGGTCGCCGAACTCCACGCGGTCTCCTTCGCGTACGGGCCCCGCGCCCACCCCGTCCTGGACCGGCTCTCCCTGACGGTCGGAGCGGGCGAGCACCTCGCGGTCGTCGGACCGAGCGGCAGCGGCAAGTCGACCCTGGCCGCCGTCCTCGCCGGGACCGAGCGGCCCACCGGGGGAGCGGTGCGCTGGCGGGGGCGTCCGGCACGGCCGGCCGACGCCACATCCGTACGGGTCCTGCTGCCCCAGCACGCCTACGTGTTCAGCGGCTCGCTGCGGGACAACCTCCGCTACCTCCGGCCCGACGTCGGCGACCGGGAGATCGCGGCCATGGCGCAAGCGGTCGGCCTGGACGCGCTGCTCTCCCGGCTCGGTTCCCTCGACGCGGACGTCGAACCGGAACGGCTCTCCCAGGGCGAACGGCAGCTCGTCGCGCTCGGCCGGGCCTATCTCGCCGCCCCGCCGCTGCTGATCCTCGACGAGGCCACCAGTCGGCTCGACCCGGCCGCCGAGACCCGCGCCGAGCTGGCGTTCGCGGCCCTGCCCGGTGCGCTGGTCGTCGTCGCCCATCGGCTCAGCTCGGCCCGCCGCGCCGACCGCACCCTCGTGATGGACGGCCCGCGCACCCGATGCGGCACCCATGGCGAACTCCTGCGCTCCAGTGCCCTCTACCGCGATCTGTCCGGTCTCTGGGAGCCGGAGGACGAGCCGCATGAGGCGGATGCGACACCGGAACCGAAAGCGCCGGAGGAAGAGCGGCCGCGTGGCGGGGAACAGGCCGTCACAGCCACCCCGCCTCCTTCGCCCGTCTGA
- a CDS encoding ABC transporter ATP-binding protein, whose translation MPLPHPDPSPGRASGPRRLARQHPAALTWLFLCSTGGALAALALPAALGHTVDRLVSGGPVPWSGLLLCAALTLAETGFDAAAAVTGTTTTARLTASLRTRTAARVLAAEPRRALALPTGDLTARLTARTADAASAPVTAAGAVAGVLLPLGAVAGLLLIDVWTAAALLLGAPLLVVLLRTFSRGTADAGADYQRAQSLIAHRLTEALEGADTIRAAGTGAREHRRVLEPLTALAEHGRRTWTVYGRAVGRSGLLLPLLMLLVLAVAGLRLGTGAIGVGDLVAASRYASLAVGIGSLTGALGSLARSRAAARSLDPLLTLAPLPHRGLGPVPDAPGRLELRDVGVEQDGRPLLAGVHLTVPGGTSLAVVGRSGSGKSQLAAAAGRLLDPDTGSVLLDGVPLDAMDPARLRREVAYAFARPALLGTTVEDTIAHGPWNASPDAVREAARAARADGFLGLLPYGYATPVADAPLSGGERQRLGLARAFAHPGRLLILDDALSSLDTVTEHHVRRALDARAGRCTRIIVAHRLSSAARADRVAWLEDGRLRATGRHDELWEDPGYRAVFGTDSGGADEATTDTDSGGRDEATTDGGSGTGATADRADTGTGATADGADTGTDATARSLTAAETR comes from the coding sequence GTGCCGCTGCCGCACCCGGACCCGAGCCCCGGCAGGGCGTCCGGGCCCCGACGGCTCGCCCGGCAGCACCCGGCCGCCCTCACCTGGCTGTTCCTCTGCTCCACCGGCGGAGCGCTGGCCGCCCTCGCCCTGCCCGCCGCCCTGGGCCACACCGTCGACCGGCTCGTCTCCGGCGGGCCCGTGCCCTGGTCCGGGCTGCTGCTCTGCGCCGCCCTGACCCTCGCCGAGACCGGGTTCGACGCGGCGGCCGCCGTGACCGGCACGACCACCACCGCCCGGCTCACCGCGTCCCTGCGCACCCGCACCGCCGCCCGTGTCCTGGCCGCCGAGCCCCGCCGGGCGCTCGCCCTGCCCACCGGCGACCTCACCGCCCGGCTCACCGCCCGCACCGCCGACGCCGCCTCCGCGCCCGTCACCGCCGCCGGAGCCGTCGCGGGCGTCCTCCTCCCGCTCGGCGCGGTCGCCGGGCTCCTCCTCATCGACGTGTGGACGGCCGCCGCCCTCCTCCTGGGCGCCCCCCTCCTCGTCGTCCTGCTGCGCACCTTCTCCCGGGGCACAGCCGACGCCGGGGCCGACTACCAGCGCGCCCAGTCGCTCATCGCCCACCGGCTCACCGAGGCCCTGGAGGGAGCCGACACCATCCGGGCCGCCGGTACCGGCGCCCGCGAACACCGCCGCGTCCTGGAACCCCTGACCGCGCTCGCCGAACACGGCCGCCGGACCTGGACCGTGTACGGGCGGGCCGTCGGCCGCAGCGGCCTCCTGCTGCCGCTGCTCATGCTGCTGGTCCTCGCGGTCGCCGGACTCCGCCTCGGCACGGGCGCGATCGGCGTCGGCGACCTCGTCGCCGCCTCCCGCTACGCGAGCCTCGCCGTCGGCATCGGGTCCCTCACCGGCGCGCTCGGCTCCCTGGCCCGCAGCCGCGCCGCAGCCCGGAGCCTCGACCCCCTCCTCACCCTCGCCCCGCTGCCGCACCGCGGCCTGGGCCCGGTCCCCGACGCCCCCGGGCGCCTCGAACTCCGCGACGTCGGCGTCGAACAGGACGGCCGGCCCCTGCTCGCCGGCGTCCACCTGACCGTCCCGGGCGGCACATCCCTGGCCGTCGTCGGACGCTCCGGCTCCGGCAAGTCCCAGCTCGCCGCGGCCGCCGGGCGGCTGCTCGACCCGGACACCGGCAGCGTGCTGCTGGACGGCGTCCCGCTGGACGCCATGGACCCGGCCCGGCTCCGCCGCGAGGTGGCGTACGCCTTCGCCCGCCCCGCCCTCCTCGGCACCACCGTCGAGGACACGATCGCCCACGGGCCGTGGAACGCCTCACCCGACGCCGTCCGCGAAGCGGCCCGCGCCGCCCGCGCCGACGGGTTCCTCGGGCTGCTCCCGTACGGATACGCCACGCCGGTCGCCGACGCCCCGCTCTCCGGCGGCGAGCGCCAACGCCTGGGCCTGGCCCGTGCGTTCGCCCATCCGGGGCGGCTGCTGATCCTCGACGACGCGCTGTCCAGCCTCGACACCGTGACCGAGCACCACGTGCGCCGCGCCCTCGACGCGCGGGCCGGGCGCTGCACCCGGATCATCGTCGCGCACCGGCTGTCCTCGGCCGCGCGCGCGGACCGGGTCGCCTGGCTGGAGGACGGCCGGCTCCGCGCGACGGGCCGCCACGACGAGCTGTGGGAGGACCCGGGCTACCGGGCGGTCTTCGGCACGGACAGCGGCGGTGCGGACGAAGCGACCACCGACACGGACAGCGGCGGTAGGGACGAAGCGACCACCGACGGAGGCAGCGGCACGGGCGCCACCGCCGACCGCGCGGACACCGGCACGGGCGCCACCGCCGACGGAGCGGACACCGGTACGGACGCCACCGCGCGCTCCCTCACCGCGGCGGAGACACGATGA
- a CDS encoding SapB/AmfS family lanthipeptide encodes MALLDLQAMDTPAEDSFGELATGSQVSLLVCEYSSLSVTLCTP; translated from the coding sequence ATGGCGCTTCTCGACCTTCAGGCGATGGACACCCCGGCCGAGGACTCCTTCGGCGAGCTCGCCACGGGCAGCCAGGTCTCGCTGCTGGTCTGTGAGTACAGCTCCCTCAGCGTGACCCTCTGCACCCCGTGA